A window of Scomber scombrus chromosome 23, fScoSco1.1, whole genome shotgun sequence contains these coding sequences:
- the rpl34 gene encoding large ribosomal subunit protein eL34, whose product MVQRLTYRRRLSYNTASNKTRLSRTPGNRIVYLYTKKTGKAPKSACGICPGRLRGIRAVRPQVLMRLSKTKKHVSRAYGGSMCAKCVRDRIKRAFLIEEQKIVVKVLKAQAQSQKSK is encoded by the exons ATGGTGCAGCGCCTGACTTACCGTCGTAGGTTGTCCTACAACACCGCCTCCAACAAAACTAGACT GTCCCGGACGCCTGGTAACCGTATTGTGTACCTGTACACCAAGAAGACTGGCAAAGCTCCCAAGTCAGCATGTGGCATCTGCCCAGGAAGACTGCGTGGT ATCCGGGCTGTTAGACCTCAGGTTCTGATGAGGCTCTCCAAGACCAAGAAGCACGTCAGCAGGGCCTACGGTGGCTCTATGTGCGCCAAGTGCGTGCGTGATAG GATCAAGCGTGCTTTCCTGATTGAGGAGCAGAAGATCGTCGTCAAGGTGCTGAAGGCACAGGCACAGAGCCAAAAGTctaagtaa